In Woeseia oceani, one DNA window encodes the following:
- a CDS encoding MGMT family protein has protein sequence MASGLAATEERERRRQRIYATICDVPPGSVASYGQIAEIAGIPRGARQVGRALRELPQGHDVPWHRIVTASGHLAFAVDSKPWRRQVDKLAAEEVVLTHGRVNMALYRWQPDLDELLWKPSAAWD, from the coding sequence ATGGCTTCGGGTTTAGCCGCGACAGAGGAACGCGAACGCCGCCGTCAGCGCATCTACGCGACGATTTGCGACGTGCCGCCCGGCTCGGTCGCGAGCTACGGGCAAATAGCCGAGATTGCCGGCATACCGCGCGGGGCGCGCCAGGTCGGCCGTGCCTTGCGGGAGTTGCCGCAAGGTCACGACGTGCCGTGGCACCGGATCGTCACAGCCTCGGGCCATCTGGCGTTTGCGGTGGACAGCAAGCCGTGGCGACGGCAAGTCGACAAACTGGCGGCGGAGGAGGTCGTTTTGACCCATGGACGGGTGAATATGGCGCTGTACCGCTGGCAACCGGACCTTGATGAGTTGCTCTGGAAGCCTTCTGCCGCCTGGGATTGA
- a CDS encoding alpha/beta fold hydrolase, whose amino-acid sequence MSNKQNAAMPAVYFSHGQESGPWGTKILSMADTVRKLGCRAESVDYQGIADPAERVEKLLAECADVTEPLVLVGSSMGGHVATAAAAALDARGLFVLAPAYYMEGYEALTPAAPDMPTMIVHGWRDDVVPVDNSIRYARECRATLHVLDGDHRLTANIDEINQLLTQFLLRIAGRESA is encoded by the coding sequence GTGTCGAACAAGCAGAACGCGGCTATGCCGGCCGTGTATTTTTCGCACGGGCAGGAAAGCGGCCCATGGGGCACGAAGATACTCAGCATGGCTGACACCGTGCGCAAACTGGGTTGCCGTGCGGAAAGCGTGGACTATCAGGGCATTGCGGATCCGGCTGAGCGGGTCGAGAAACTGCTGGCCGAATGCGCAGACGTTACTGAGCCGCTGGTGCTGGTCGGTTCCAGCATGGGCGGACACGTGGCGACAGCGGCAGCGGCGGCGCTGGACGCGCGCGGCTTGTTCGTACTCGCCCCGGCTTACTACATGGAAGGCTACGAAGCGCTGACGCCAGCCGCACCGGACATGCCGACCATGATCGTCCACGGTTGGCGCGATGATGTGGTTCCGGTGGACAACAGCATACGCTACGCGCGCGAATGCCGCGCGACCTTGCACGTACTGGATGGCGATCACCGTTTGACTGCCAACATTGATGAAATCAATCAGTTATTAACTCAGTTCCTGTTGCGTATCGCAGGGCGGGAGAGCGCATGA
- a CDS encoding Era-like GTP-binding protein, with protein sequence MTLDRFIRLGLGFLILLVCLIALAALLFVTESALNVWDRLLEGPRFLLYGYVAVVLALIVMAIWFMVRLVVKRQPRKKKSSRSAPLTRDEIEARLRAADASGVDTQAARAELDELASRQAAGHVHLCFFGEISTGKSSLVRALVPDANVAVSAVGGSTYDIQHYRWTNSAGNEVLLTDVPGTGGTASGLDRVAEEEAQRAQIVLFVTDGDLTRVEKQALERLLAIGKPLILVLNKSDRYDAAEQAQLIARLLQYVEELGGEWARDQVVAVSAGGETEVIEKRADGTELTTRRQRPADVGVLVVAINQLMERESTVIDERRDRAVFRLAAGKLAEAEARYREQRAEQITRNSTRKAVIGALAAVSPGTDVIIQGYIGTTMTRELCRLYGAAPRDLDVEEFLSLSQSRVGRALPLSLAVAGNGLKAFPGIGTVAGGLVHAVAYGLIFDALGRSLVLTLQQHGELQPEVAAKEFEDNIGEHIQAGVKQVVGIALSEKERRGG encoded by the coding sequence ATGACGCTGGATAGATTCATACGCTTGGGGCTGGGCTTCCTGATCCTGCTGGTGTGCCTTATCGCGCTGGCGGCCCTGTTGTTCGTCACCGAATCGGCGCTCAACGTTTGGGACCGATTGCTCGAAGGACCCCGGTTCTTGCTCTACGGCTACGTGGCCGTCGTGCTGGCGCTGATCGTCATGGCGATCTGGTTCATGGTCCGGCTCGTCGTCAAACGTCAGCCGCGCAAGAAAAAGTCGTCGCGTAGCGCTCCGTTGACGCGCGACGAAATCGAAGCACGATTGCGGGCGGCGGATGCGAGTGGGGTTGACACCCAGGCGGCGCGTGCCGAACTTGATGAGCTGGCGTCGCGACAAGCGGCCGGTCACGTGCATTTGTGCTTTTTCGGTGAAATCAGCACCGGCAAGAGTTCACTGGTGCGGGCATTGGTTCCGGACGCGAACGTGGCGGTCAGTGCGGTCGGTGGTTCCACTTACGACATACAGCACTACCGCTGGACCAATAGTGCCGGCAACGAAGTGCTGTTGACGGATGTGCCCGGCACGGGCGGTACAGCAAGCGGCCTGGATCGGGTTGCCGAAGAAGAAGCGCAACGTGCGCAGATCGTGTTGTTCGTAACGGACGGCGACCTGACCCGCGTTGAGAAACAAGCGCTGGAACGGCTGCTCGCGATCGGCAAGCCACTGATCCTGGTGCTGAACAAGTCCGATCGTTACGACGCGGCTGAACAGGCGCAACTCATCGCGCGCTTGTTGCAGTACGTGGAAGAACTCGGTGGCGAATGGGCGCGCGACCAGGTGGTCGCAGTGTCGGCCGGCGGTGAAACCGAAGTCATTGAAAAACGCGCCGATGGCACCGAGCTGACCACGCGCCGGCAACGCCCCGCTGACGTTGGCGTGCTGGTCGTGGCGATCAATCAACTCATGGAGCGCGAGTCGACTGTCATCGACGAACGGCGCGACCGGGCGGTGTTCCGGCTGGCGGCTGGCAAGCTTGCGGAAGCCGAGGCCCGTTACCGTGAGCAGCGCGCTGAACAGATCACTCGTAACTCAACGCGCAAAGCCGTTATCGGCGCACTGGCGGCAGTCAGCCCCGGTACCGACGTGATCATTCAGGGTTACATCGGCACGACCATGACGCGCGAACTGTGTCGGCTGTACGGCGCAGCGCCTCGCGATCTGGATGTCGAGGAGTTTCTCAGCCTGAGTCAAAGCCGGGTCGGGCGGGCATTGCCGTTGTCGCTGGCGGTGGCGGGCAACGGCCTGAAGGCGTTTCCGGGTATAGGCACAGTCGCCGGTGGCCTGGTGCATGCGGTAGCCTACGGCTTGATATTCGATGCGCTGGGCCGAAGTCTGGTTCTGACGCTGCAGCAGCACGGCGAATTGCAGCCGGAAGTGGCCGCGAAGGAATTTGAGGACAATATTGGTGAGCATATTCAAGCGGGTGTTAAGCAAGTTGTCGGGATTGCGCTCTCCGAAAAAGAGCGCAGGGGAGGCTGA
- a CDS encoding YcjF family protein: protein MSIFKRVLSKLSGLRSPKKSAGEADNNGSRHLTLARESLTELIDDSRLPPGVRESLAHDYAEVQAMLDKLEHGHLHIAAVGRVSTGKSSLLNALIGEARFASSPLHGETRHSSMAQWNEVSVGGVFLIDTPGLDEAGGEDRERIAREAAARADLVVFVLDGDITDTELQALRTIVETGRPVLVTLNKRDLYTANETESLLTAIRKKCAGLVPAQHVLAVAAEPRAQQVVQIDAAGNETVSSRERGPMIDELRLRLWEIVEAYGMTLVALNASLFAANLSDQVGRRILEARREIADRLVRTYCIGKGVAVAFNPVPVADLFAAAFIDVGMVMHLSRVYGLPLSRREAGSLVAVIAAEAAALMGTVWALHLLSSALKVSTLGLSTILTATAQGAIAWYSTYLVGRVAGEYLSKGKSWGDGGPKQVVSEILDSLSKESVLQEARRDIRERLGMAAG from the coding sequence GTGAGCATATTCAAGCGGGTGTTAAGCAAGTTGTCGGGATTGCGCTCTCCGAAAAAGAGCGCAGGGGAGGCTGACAACAACGGCTCGCGCCACCTGACGCTCGCCCGTGAATCACTGACCGAGCTGATCGACGACTCGCGTCTGCCGCCCGGTGTACGGGAGTCGCTGGCGCACGACTACGCAGAGGTACAGGCGATGCTCGACAAACTCGAGCACGGCCATTTGCACATCGCCGCTGTCGGTCGTGTCAGTACCGGTAAATCATCGTTGCTCAATGCGCTGATCGGTGAGGCGCGTTTTGCGTCCAGTCCGTTGCACGGCGAAACCCGGCACTCGTCCATGGCCCAGTGGAACGAAGTCAGCGTCGGCGGGGTTTTTCTGATTGATACGCCAGGTCTCGATGAGGCCGGAGGCGAAGACCGGGAGCGTATTGCACGCGAAGCGGCCGCGCGTGCGGACCTTGTGGTCTTTGTGCTCGACGGTGATATCACCGATACGGAACTACAGGCGCTGCGTACCATCGTCGAGACCGGTCGTCCGGTGCTCGTCACGCTGAACAAACGCGATCTCTACACCGCCAATGAGACCGAAAGTCTGCTCACTGCGATCCGCAAAAAATGCGCCGGCCTCGTGCCCGCACAACACGTGCTGGCTGTAGCGGCTGAGCCGCGGGCGCAACAGGTCGTTCAAATCGACGCGGCTGGCAACGAGACGGTCAGTTCCCGCGAACGTGGGCCGATGATCGATGAGCTGCGCTTGCGGCTGTGGGAAATCGTGGAAGCCTATGGTATGACGCTGGTTGCGTTGAACGCGAGTTTATTCGCTGCAAACCTGAGCGATCAGGTGGGGCGACGGATACTCGAAGCGCGACGCGAGATTGCGGATCGCCTTGTGCGCACGTATTGCATTGGCAAAGGCGTGGCCGTGGCCTTCAACCCTGTACCGGTAGCCGACCTGTTTGCGGCCGCGTTCATTGATGTCGGCATGGTGATGCATTTGTCGCGCGTGTACGGCTTGCCGTTGTCGCGCCGCGAGGCCGGTTCGCTGGTCGCCGTGATAGCGGCTGAGGCGGCCGCACTGATGGGTACCGTGTGGGCCCTGCACCTGCTTTCCAGTGCACTGAAAGTCAGTACGCTGGGTTTGTCGACGATACTGACCGCAACGGCGCAAGGCGCCATTGCCTGGTACAGCACCTACCTCGTCGGCCGGGTCGCGGGGGAGTATTTGTCCAAAGGCAAGTCGTGGGGCGATGGCGGACCGAAACAGGTGGTCAGTGAAATCCTCGACAGCCTGAGCAAAGAGTCGGTCCTGCAGGAAGCGCGTCGTGACATACGCGAGCGGCTGGGCATGGCGGCGGGTTGA